Proteins encoded together in one Streptomyces sp. TLI_171 window:
- a CDS encoding rhomboid family intramembrane serine protease, with translation MHPEEPVRPLPTDGQGQESGLPRCYRHPERETGVTCTRCGRPVCPECMVPAAVGFQCPECVHGRAAQQQRSQPRTTFGGVLALGSGALVTKVLIGINLLMFLFTAYVADRAQAGRLVLWSYVPAPGFRLGVAAGPEEWYRLVSAMFVHGGLLHVAMNMFSLWVLGPQLERVLGRLRFLGLYLVSGLAGNALAYLVAGANLNSVGASGAIYGLLGATAVLFRVTRTPMQPVIALLVANLVITFSLHDIIDWRAHVGGLVAGLVIGAGMMYAPRAHRNLVQGLTLAGVLAACLAMVLVGTARLPF, from the coding sequence ATGCATCCGGAGGAGCCCGTGCGGCCGTTGCCGACGGACGGCCAGGGGCAGGAGAGCGGGCTGCCGCGGTGCTACCGGCACCCCGAGCGGGAGACGGGCGTGACCTGCACCAGGTGCGGGCGGCCGGTCTGCCCGGAGTGCATGGTGCCCGCCGCGGTCGGCTTCCAGTGCCCCGAGTGCGTGCACGGCCGGGCCGCTCAGCAGCAGCGGTCGCAGCCGCGGACCACGTTCGGCGGGGTGCTGGCGCTGGGCAGCGGGGCGCTGGTCACCAAGGTGCTGATCGGCATCAACCTGCTGATGTTCCTGTTCACCGCGTACGTCGCGGACCGGGCGCAGGCCGGTCGCCTGGTGCTGTGGAGCTACGTCCCGGCGCCCGGGTTCCGGTTGGGCGTGGCCGCCGGGCCGGAGGAGTGGTACCGGCTGGTGTCCGCGATGTTCGTGCACGGCGGGCTGCTGCACGTCGCGATGAACATGTTCTCGCTCTGGGTGCTCGGGCCACAGTTGGAGCGGGTGCTGGGCCGGCTGCGGTTCCTGGGGCTGTACCTGGTGTCCGGGCTGGCCGGCAACGCGCTGGCCTACCTGGTGGCGGGTGCGAACCTCAACTCGGTCGGCGCGTCCGGAGCGATCTACGGGCTGCTGGGCGCCACCGCGGTGCTGTTCCGGGTGACCAGGACGCCGATGCAGCCGGTGATCGCGCTGCTGGTGGCCAACCTGGTGATCACCTTCTCGCTGCACGACATCATCGACTGGCGGGCGCACGTCGGCGGACTGGTGGCGGGCCTCGTCATCGGCGCGGGCATGATGTACGCCCCACGGGCGCACCGGAACCTGGTGCAGGGGTTGACGCTGGCCGGGGTGCTGGCGGCCTGCCTGGCGATGGTGCTGGTCGGGACGGCGCGCCTGCCCTTCTGA
- the crgA gene encoding cell division protein CrgA → MPKSRLRKKADYTPPSTATAVKISSGRSWVAPLMLVFFLVGLVWIVTYYVTSGDWPIQSWGNWNILAGFGFIAAGFGVSTQWK, encoded by the coding sequence GTGCCGAAGTCTCGACTCCGCAAGAAGGCCGATTACACGCCGCCGAGCACCGCGACGGCCGTGAAGATCAGTTCCGGCCGGAGCTGGGTGGCACCGCTGATGCTGGTGTTCTTCCTGGTCGGCCTGGTCTGGATCGTCACCTACTACGTGACCAGCGGCGACTGGCCGATCCAGAGCTGGGGCAACTGGAACATCCTGGCCGGCTTCGGCTTCATCGCCGCGGGCTTCGGCGTCTCCACCCAGTGGAAGTGA
- a CDS encoding DUF881 domain-containing protein, producing the protein MPDSTISSASPAPRPRRGRIVGRALTCTVFALAGLLFYVSAETARGTDLRTDNSLLKLSDVIQQRSTQNQQLEAQVAEDQARADRLARQQGQSPDDAARLAALQQAAGLDPLHGPGLTVTLDDAPPNATAKIPGVPEPGVNDLVIHQQDIQAVVNALWRGGAEGVQVMDQRLISTSAVRCVGNTLLLQGRVYSPPYVIRAVGKTDALRSAVDADPTIRNYLGYVAAYGLGWKVQENGELSLPGYAGSTDLRAASAQ; encoded by the coding sequence GTGCCTGATTCCACGATTTCTTCCGCCTCCCCGGCTCCGCGCCCCCGCCGCGGGCGAATTGTCGGACGTGCCCTGACCTGCACCGTCTTCGCACTCGCCGGTCTGCTCTTCTACGTCAGCGCGGAGACCGCCCGCGGGACCGACCTGCGCACCGACAACTCGCTGCTCAAGCTGAGCGACGTCATACAGCAGCGCTCCACCCAGAACCAGCAGCTGGAGGCGCAGGTCGCCGAGGACCAGGCGCGCGCCGACCGGCTGGCCCGGCAGCAGGGGCAGAGCCCGGACGACGCGGCCCGGCTGGCCGCGCTGCAGCAGGCCGCCGGACTGGACCCGCTGCACGGCCCCGGGCTGACCGTCACGCTGGACGACGCCCCGCCGAACGCCACCGCGAAGATCCCCGGCGTCCCCGAGCCCGGGGTGAACGACCTGGTGATCCACCAGCAGGACATCCAGGCCGTGGTGAACGCCCTGTGGCGGGGCGGCGCGGAGGGCGTCCAGGTGATGGACCAGCGGCTGATCTCCACCAGCGCGGTGCGCTGCGTCGGCAACACCCTGCTGCTGCAGGGCCGGGTCTACTCGCCGCCGTACGTGATCCGCGCGGTCGGGAAGACCGACGCGCTGCGCTCCGCGGTGGACGCCGACCCGACGATCCGCAACTACCTGGGCTACGTCGCCGCCTACGGGCTGGGCTGGAAGGTCCAGGAGAACGGCGAGTTGAGCCTGCCAGGCTACGCCGGATCGACCGACCTGCGGGCCGCGTCCGCCCAGTAG
- a CDS encoding aminodeoxychorismate/anthranilate synthase component II, with amino-acid sequence MTSAGRPPRILVVDNYDSFVFNLVQYLYQLGAVCEVVRNDELTVADARPRDGADGYDGVLLSPGPGTPEEAGVCVEMVHHCARIGLPLFGVCLGLQSIAVAHGAVVGRAPELLHGKTSLVVHEDGGVFEGLPSPLTATRYHSLAVDPDTVPAELVVTSRTESGVIMGLRHRELLVEGVQFHPESVLTEGGHRMLANWLAECGFPEAVGRSAGLAPVIGRS; translated from the coding sequence ATGACCTCCGCCGGCCGCCCGCCCCGGATCCTCGTGGTCGACAACTACGACAGCTTCGTGTTCAACCTCGTCCAGTACCTGTACCAGCTGGGCGCGGTCTGCGAGGTGGTCCGCAACGACGAGCTGACGGTGGCGGACGCCCGGCCGCGGGACGGCGCCGACGGCTACGACGGGGTGCTGCTCTCTCCCGGGCCCGGCACGCCCGAGGAGGCCGGGGTGTGCGTGGAGATGGTGCACCACTGCGCGCGGATCGGGCTGCCGCTGTTCGGGGTGTGCCTGGGCCTGCAGTCGATCGCGGTGGCCCACGGCGCGGTGGTCGGCCGGGCTCCGGAGCTGCTGCACGGCAAGACCTCGCTGGTGGTGCACGAGGACGGCGGGGTGTTCGAGGGGCTGCCCTCGCCGCTGACCGCGACCCGGTACCACTCGCTGGCGGTCGACCCGGACACGGTGCCCGCCGAGCTGGTGGTGACCTCGCGGACCGAGAGCGGTGTGATCATGGGGCTGAGGCACCGTGAACTGCTGGTCGAGGGCGTGCAGTTCCACCCCGAGTCGGTGCTCACCGAGGGCGGCCACCGGATGCTCGCCAACTGGCTCGCCGAGTGCGGCTTCCCGGAGGCGGTCGGCCGCTCGGCCGGGCTGGCCCCGGTCATCGGCCGGAGCTGA
- a CDS encoding class E sortase: MTAVRPEGGVPGQPGDPDDWSVYVQPAEQTLQLRLPAAEAPVRQEPSDDGRAAGRRQAPGPVGLKPGTGRRRASGKAAGPRPPRPKERKRVLAARLVGELFITLGVVMLLFVSYQLWWTNVLADRSAQSAGSKLEQQWAQQPPTGPTGGGASAAPQTKFEPGQGFAIIHIPKLGLTYPIAEGTNKQQVLDKGLVGHYTGTAMPSDATGNFAVAAHRTTHGQPFRKIGQLVPGDKVVVETATAFYTYEVAGGIPETPPTNVTVLQGVPKGSPFTAAGRYLTMTTCTPEFSARGRLIVFGKMVEERPRSQGQPEALTGQH, from the coding sequence GTGACCGCCGTGCGCCCGGAGGGGGGCGTCCCCGGACAACCGGGCGATCCGGACGACTGGAGCGTCTACGTGCAGCCGGCCGAGCAGACCCTGCAACTGCGGCTGCCCGCCGCGGAGGCGCCCGTGCGCCAGGAGCCGTCGGACGACGGTCGGGCGGCGGGCCGTCGGCAGGCGCCGGGGCCGGTCGGGCTGAAGCCGGGCACCGGCCGTCGGCGGGCGTCCGGGAAGGCCGCCGGGCCGCGTCCGCCGCGGCCCAAGGAGCGCAAACGGGTGCTGGCCGCCCGGCTGGTGGGGGAGCTGTTCATCACCCTCGGCGTGGTCATGCTGCTGTTCGTCTCGTACCAGCTGTGGTGGACCAACGTGCTGGCCGACCGGTCCGCGCAGTCCGCCGGCAGCAAGCTGGAGCAGCAGTGGGCGCAGCAGCCGCCCACCGGACCGACCGGTGGCGGGGCGAGCGCCGCGCCGCAGACCAAGTTCGAGCCCGGGCAGGGCTTCGCCATCATCCACATCCCGAAGCTCGGTCTGACCTACCCGATCGCCGAGGGCACCAACAAGCAGCAGGTGCTGGACAAGGGCCTGGTGGGCCACTACACGGGCACCGCGATGCCGTCCGACGCCACGGGCAACTTCGCGGTCGCCGCGCACCGCACCACGCACGGCCAGCCGTTCCGGAAGATCGGCCAACTGGTGCCCGGCGACAAGGTCGTGGTGGAGACCGCGACGGCGTTCTACACGTACGAGGTGGCGGGCGGCATCCCGGAGACCCCGCCGACCAACGTGACGGTGCTTCAGGGCGTCCCGAAGGGATCGCCGTTCACCGCCGCCGGCCGCTACTTGACCATGACGACATGCACGCCGGAGTTCAGTGCCCGGGGAAGGCTGATCGTCTTTGGCAAGATGGTCGAGGAACGGCCGAGGAGCCAGGGTCAGCCGGAGGCGCTGACCGGGCAACACTGA
- a CDS encoding class E sortase produces MGTAIGGGRGRRGRRGRTAVALGLLGELLITLGLLLALFVGYSLWWTGVVADRAAGRAGDRLRQSWTAPAAPPGDTAPAPRYAAGDGLGFLHVPAFGRGDRTLIRMGTTAEVLNEGVAGVYEEPYRSAMPWDAEGNFALAAHRDGHGARFHDLDRLAVGDPVVVETRDAWYVYRVAGTLPQTSKYDVGVVAPVPEHSPFTGPGRYLTLTTCTPVYTSRYRMAVWAQLVRVDPVDPHRTPPPELR; encoded by the coding sequence ATGGGCACAGCCATCGGGGGCGGACGCGGACGACGCGGACGACGCGGACGGACGGCGGTGGCCCTGGGCCTGCTGGGGGAGCTGCTGATCACCCTGGGGCTGCTGCTGGCGCTGTTCGTCGGGTACTCGCTGTGGTGGACCGGCGTGGTCGCCGACCGGGCCGCCGGGCGGGCGGGGGACCGGCTGCGGCAGAGCTGGACGGCGCCGGCCGCGCCGCCGGGGGACACCGCGCCCGCCCCGCGGTACGCGGCCGGCGACGGGTTGGGGTTCCTGCACGTCCCGGCGTTCGGCCGGGGTGACCGGACGCTGATCCGGATGGGCACCACCGCGGAGGTGCTCAACGAGGGCGTGGCCGGGGTGTACGAGGAGCCGTACCGCTCCGCGATGCCGTGGGACGCGGAGGGGAACTTCGCGCTGGCGGCGCACCGGGACGGGCACGGCGCCAGGTTCCACGACCTGGACCGGCTGGCGGTGGGCGATCCGGTGGTGGTGGAGACCAGGGACGCCTGGTACGTGTACCGGGTCGCCGGGACGCTGCCGCAGACCTCCAAGTACGACGTGGGCGTGGTCGCGCCCGTCCCCGAGCACTCGCCGTTCACCGGGCCGGGCCGGTACCTGACGTTGACCACCTGCACGCCGGTGTACACCTCCCGCTACCGGATGGCGGTCTGGGCGCAGCTGGTCCGGGTCGACCCGGTGGACCCGCACCGCACCCCGCCGCCCGAGCTGCGCTGA
- the pknB gene encoding Stk1 family PASTA domain-containing Ser/Thr kinase produces the protein MEEPRRLGGRYELGGVLGRGGMAEVYLAHDTRLGRTVAVKTLRTDMARDPSFQARFRREAQSAASLNHPAIVAVYDTGEDYIDGISIPYIVMEYVEGSTLRELLHTGRRLLPERALEMTIGILQALEYSHRAGIVHRDIKPANVMLTRQGNVKVMDFGIARAMGDAGMTMTQTSAVIGTAQYLSPEQAKGETVDARSDLYSTGCLLYELLTVRPPFIGDSPVAVAYQHVREEAAPPSAYDPEVRPEIDAIVLKALAKERDYRYQSADEMRDDIERFLDGLPVSAVQQAAAYGMGAAGYGYDQGGNQYDPYGQTNVLPQQGGVPTAMMQPVGNQQPAPYGGYQDDGYNGGRGGDGYDDGYEGRGSRRREEPPKKNNTSWIILAVAAVLVLVGAFFVVQAMVKTGDSAGGKTTVPNLVGKTLPDAEAAAKAQSATLKVAAGTPVECPDAKVQKDQVCTQEQAPTSQISASGTITVHLSSGAAQADVPDVTGQTKDAATATLKGKGFDVAVNYTNDDKVDQDKVISQSPTGKAPTGSTITLNVSSGQQKTAVPNVIGQAQDIASQAITDAGFNPVVKTQTVTDASRVGQVIDQTPKTGQYKKGTQVTLTVGKVADKVTMPPLQNVKVSDAIKQLTELGLGYFLTGSQDPNGTVLNTNVPAGTQLNPGDKVTLIVKPSDKASPTGGN, from the coding sequence ATGGAAGAGCCTCGTCGTCTCGGCGGCAGGTACGAGCTCGGCGGCGTCCTCGGGCGCGGTGGCATGGCCGAGGTGTACCTCGCCCACGACACCCGGCTCGGCCGTACGGTCGCGGTGAAGACCCTCCGCACCGACATGGCCCGCGATCCGTCCTTCCAGGCCAGGTTCCGCCGCGAGGCGCAGTCCGCGGCCTCGCTGAACCACCCGGCCATCGTCGCGGTCTACGACACCGGCGAGGACTACATCGACGGGATCTCCATCCCGTACATCGTGATGGAGTACGTCGAGGGCTCGACCCTGCGCGAACTGCTGCACACCGGGCGGCGGCTGCTGCCCGAGCGGGCGCTGGAGATGACCATCGGCATCCTCCAGGCGCTGGAGTACTCGCACCGCGCCGGCATCGTGCACCGCGACATCAAGCCCGCCAACGTGATGCTGACCCGCCAGGGCAACGTCAAGGTGATGGACTTCGGCATCGCCCGCGCGATGGGCGACGCCGGCATGACGATGACCCAGACCTCCGCGGTCATCGGCACCGCCCAGTACCTCTCCCCCGAGCAGGCCAAGGGCGAGACCGTCGACGCCCGCTCCGACCTGTACTCCACCGGCTGCCTGCTGTACGAACTGCTCACCGTGCGCCCGCCGTTCATCGGCGACTCGCCCGTCGCGGTGGCCTACCAGCACGTGCGCGAGGAGGCGGCCCCGCCGTCCGCCTACGACCCGGAGGTCCGCCCGGAGATCGACGCGATCGTGCTGAAGGCGCTGGCCAAGGAGCGCGACTACCGCTACCAGTCCGCCGACGAGATGCGCGACGACATCGAGCGCTTCCTCGACGGCCTGCCGGTCTCCGCCGTCCAGCAGGCGGCCGCCTACGGCATGGGAGCGGCCGGCTACGGCTACGACCAGGGCGGCAACCAGTACGACCCGTACGGCCAGACCAACGTGCTGCCCCAGCAGGGCGGCGTGCCGACCGCGATGATGCAGCCGGTCGGCAACCAGCAGCCCGCCCCGTACGGCGGCTACCAGGACGACGGCTACAACGGCGGCCGCGGCGGCGACGGCTACGACGACGGCTACGAGGGCCGCGGCAGCCGGCGGCGCGAGGAGCCGCCGAAGAAGAACAACACCTCCTGGATCATCCTCGCCGTGGCGGCTGTGCTGGTCCTGGTCGGCGCGTTCTTCGTGGTGCAGGCCATGGTGAAGACCGGCGACTCGGCCGGCGGCAAGACCACCGTGCCGAACCTGGTCGGCAAGACCCTGCCGGACGCCGAGGCCGCCGCGAAGGCGCAGAGCGCCACCCTCAAGGTGGCCGCCGGCACACCGGTCGAGTGCCCCGACGCCAAGGTCCAGAAGGACCAGGTCTGCACCCAGGAGCAGGCGCCGACCAGCCAGATCTCCGCCAGCGGCACCATCACGGTGCACCTGTCCTCGGGCGCGGCGCAGGCCGACGTGCCCGACGTCACCGGCCAGACCAAGGACGCCGCCACCGCCACCCTCAAGGGCAAGGGCTTCGACGTCGCCGTCAACTACACCAACGACGACAAGGTCGACCAGGACAAGGTCATCTCGCAGAGCCCCACCGGCAAGGCCCCGACCGGCTCGACGATCACCCTGAACGTCTCCTCGGGCCAGCAGAAGACCGCGGTGCCGAACGTGATCGGCCAGGCCCAGGACATCGCCTCCCAGGCGATCACCGACGCGGGCTTCAACCCCGTGGTGAAGACCCAGACCGTCACCGACGCGTCCCGGGTCGGCCAGGTCATCGACCAGACCCCGAAGACCGGCCAGTACAAGAAGGGCACCCAGGTCACCCTCACGGTCGGCAAGGTGGCCGACAAGGTGACCATGCCGCCGCTGCAGAACGTGAAGGTCAGCGATGCCATCAAGCAGCTCACCGAGCTCGGCCTCGGCTACTTCCTGACCGGCTCGCAGGACCCGAACGGCACCGTGCTCAACACCAACGTCCCGGCGGGCACCCAGCTCAACCCCGGTGACAAGGTCACGCTGATCGTGAAGCCGTCCGACAAGGCCTCGCCCACCGGCGGGAACTGA
- a CDS encoding penicillin-binding protein 2: protein MNKPIRRVSIFCLVLVLALMLRVNWVQGVQASAWANNSHNERVKYDRYAYPRGNIIVGGQAVTKSDLVNGLRYKYKRSWVDGPMYAPVTGYSSQAFDASQLEKLEDGVLSGTDSRLFFRNTLDMLTGKPKQGGDVVTTIDPKVQRAAFEGLGDKKGAAVAIDPRTGAILALVSTPSYDPTTFSGGSDSDSKAKAALDADPNKPLLNRALRETYPPGSTFKLVTAATAFESGKYQNPTDTTDTPNPYVLPGTSTELKNASSTEPCENATVQDAMDLSCNTVFGKMGAELGGDKLRTQAEKFGFNNDQVDVPIRAAASYFPKGSSPDGTAMDAIGQHDTRATPLQMAMVAAAIANNGSLMQPYLVAQEGSAGNVISTHTEHQMSQAVSPATAQKLQQLMESVVQNGTGRNARIPGATVGGKTGTAQHGQDNSGLPFAWFVSYAKGADGKQVAVAVVVEDGAAERNEISGGSLAAPIAKAMMQAGLGK, encoded by the coding sequence GTGAACAAGCCGATCCGCCGGGTGTCGATCTTCTGCCTGGTCCTGGTCCTGGCCCTGATGCTCCGGGTGAACTGGGTGCAGGGCGTGCAGGCCTCGGCCTGGGCGAACAACAGCCACAACGAGCGGGTGAAGTACGACCGGTACGCCTACCCGCGCGGCAACATCATCGTCGGCGGGCAGGCCGTCACCAAGTCGGACCTGGTCAACGGCCTGCGCTACAAGTACAAGCGGTCCTGGGTGGACGGGCCGATGTACGCGCCGGTCACCGGCTACTCCTCGCAGGCGTTCGACGCCAGCCAGCTGGAGAAGCTGGAGGACGGCGTGCTGTCCGGCACCGACTCCCGGCTGTTCTTCCGCAACACCCTGGACATGCTGACGGGCAAGCCCAAGCAGGGCGGCGACGTGGTCACCACCATCGACCCCAAGGTGCAGCGGGCCGCGTTCGAGGGGCTGGGCGACAAGAAGGGCGCCGCGGTGGCGATCGACCCGCGCACCGGGGCGATCCTGGCCCTGGTCTCCACCCCGTCGTACGACCCGACCACCTTCTCGGGCGGCAGCGACTCCGACAGCAAGGCGAAGGCCGCGCTGGACGCCGACCCGAACAAGCCGCTGCTGAACCGGGCGCTGCGCGAGACCTACCCGCCCGGCTCGACCTTCAAGCTGGTCACCGCGGCCACCGCGTTCGAGTCCGGCAAGTACCAGAACCCGACCGACACCACCGACACCCCGAACCCGTACGTCCTGCCGGGCACCAGCACCGAGCTGAAGAACGCCAGCTCCACCGAGCCGTGCGAGAACGCCACCGTGCAGGACGCGATGGACCTGTCCTGCAACACGGTGTTCGGCAAGATGGGCGCCGAGCTGGGCGGCGACAAGCTGCGCACCCAGGCCGAGAAGTTCGGCTTCAACAACGACCAGGTGGACGTCCCGATCCGGGCCGCCGCCAGCTACTTCCCGAAGGGCTCCTCCCCCGACGGCACCGCGATGGACGCCATCGGCCAGCACGACACCCGGGCGACCCCGCTGCAGATGGCCATGGTGGCCGCGGCGATCGCCAACAACGGCTCGCTGATGCAGCCGTACCTGGTCGCCCAGGAGGGCTCGGCCGGGAACGTGATCTCCACCCACACCGAGCACCAGATGTCCCAGGCGGTCAGCCCGGCCACCGCCCAGAAGCTGCAGCAGCTGATGGAGTCGGTGGTGCAGAACGGCACCGGCAGGAACGCGCGGATCCCGGGCGCCACGGTCGGCGGCAAGACCGGCACCGCCCAGCACGGCCAGGACAACTCGGGCCTGCCGTTCGCGTGGTTCGTCTCCTACGCCAAGGGCGCGGACGGCAAGCAGGTCGCGGTCGCGGTGGTGGTGGAGGACGGCGCCGCCGAGCGCAACGAGATCTCCGGCGGCTCGCTCGCCGCGCCGATCGCCAAGGCGATGATGCAGGCGGGCCTCGGCAAGTAG
- a CDS encoding FtsW/RodA/SpoVE family cell cycle protein → MSTFDVSSGSAPGTGRRRRTAGPVTVDGVPTRRNTELLMLAFAVAIPVLAYANVGLAIDGSLPAGMLAYGLGMGALAAVAHLAVRRFAPYADPLLLPLATLLNGLGLVMIWRLDKAGKLLRNNFPAASNQLMWSGLGIAMFIGVVLLLKDHRILQRYTYISMVVALVLLAAPAFFPSRTEDFGAKIWIRFGSFSIQPGEFAKIILTVFFAGFLMVKKDALALASRKFMGLYLPRGRDLGPIIVVWLLSILILVFETDLGSSFLFFGLFVVMLYVATERTSWIVFGLLMSFGGAAVVATSEPHVKTRINAWLDPMAAFAPKPPPQSSEQIGQTLMSLGSGGTVGSGLGQGRSWLIQFAAKSDFILGSFGEELGLTGLMALFMVYGLIVQRGLRTALAARDPFGKLLAVGLSSAFALQVFVVAGGVTGLIPLTGMTMPFLAQGGSSVVANWALIAVLMKISDTARRPAAEPAAIPEPAGPDRYGPGPDRGAPDQSRGASS, encoded by the coding sequence ATGAGCACCTTCGACGTGAGCAGCGGCAGCGCGCCCGGCACCGGGCGGCGCCGCCGCACCGCCGGCCCGGTCACCGTCGACGGGGTCCCCACCCGGCGCAACACCGAGCTGCTGATGCTGGCCTTCGCGGTCGCCATCCCGGTGCTGGCGTACGCCAACGTGGGCCTGGCGATCGACGGCAGCCTGCCCGCCGGAATGCTGGCGTACGGGCTCGGCATGGGCGCGCTGGCGGCCGTCGCGCACCTGGCGGTGCGCCGCTTCGCGCCGTACGCCGACCCGCTGCTGCTGCCGCTGGCGACCCTGTTGAACGGGCTCGGCCTGGTGATGATCTGGCGGCTCGACAAAGCCGGCAAGCTGCTGCGCAACAACTTCCCGGCGGCCTCCAACCAGCTGATGTGGTCCGGTCTCGGGATCGCGATGTTCATCGGCGTGGTGCTGCTGCTGAAGGACCACCGGATCCTGCAGCGCTACACCTACATCTCGATGGTGGTGGCGCTGGTGCTGCTGGCCGCGCCGGCCTTCTTCCCGTCCCGGACCGAGGACTTCGGCGCGAAGATCTGGATCCGGTTCGGCTCGTTCTCGATCCAGCCCGGCGAGTTCGCCAAGATCATCCTGACCGTGTTCTTCGCCGGCTTCCTGATGGTGAAGAAGGACGCCCTGGCGCTGGCCAGCCGCAAGTTCATGGGCCTGTACCTGCCGCGCGGGCGCGACCTCGGCCCGATCATCGTGGTCTGGCTGCTGTCGATCCTGATCCTGGTGTTCGAGACCGACCTGGGCTCCTCGTTCCTGTTCTTCGGCCTGTTCGTGGTGATGCTGTACGTGGCCACCGAGCGGACCAGCTGGATCGTCTTCGGTCTGCTGATGTCCTTCGGCGGCGCCGCGGTGGTCGCCACCAGCGAGCCGCACGTGAAGACCCGCATCAACGCCTGGCTGGACCCGATGGCGGCGTTCGCGCCGAAGCCGCCCCCGCAGTCCTCGGAGCAGATCGGCCAGACCCTGATGTCGCTGGGCTCCGGCGGCACCGTCGGCAGCGGGCTGGGCCAGGGCCGCAGCTGGCTGATCCAGTTCGCCGCGAAGAGCGACTTCATCCTCGGCTCGTTCGGCGAGGAGCTGGGCCTGACCGGCCTGATGGCGCTGTTCATGGTGTACGGCCTGATCGTGCAGCGCGGCCTGCGGACCGCGCTGGCCGCCCGCGACCCGTTCGGCAAGCTGCTGGCGGTCGGTCTGAGCTCGGCGTTCGCGCTGCAGGTGTTCGTGGTCGCGGGCGGGGTCACCGGCCTGATCCCGCTGACCGGCATGACGATGCCGTTCCTCGCCCAGGGCGGCTCCTCGGTGGTGGCGAACTGGGCCCTGATCGCCGTCCTGATGAAGATCAGCGACACCGCGCGCCGCCCGGCCGCCGAGCCGGCCGCCATTCCGGAGCCCGCCGGACCGGACCGCTACGGGCCAGGGCCGGACCGCGGCGCGCCGGACCAGAGCAGGGGAGCCTCCTCGTGA